In Halobaculum sp. XH14, a single genomic region encodes these proteins:
- a CDS encoding DUF502 domain-containing protein, with protein sequence MSTWKRDFASGLVVVIPLLVILFVANWLYTQLLELPFVPTVVWESPPPGMADWLVAFVVNLLQVVIVLTVFVLVVFAAGYMMRTTAGRFAEGFLDAAINRLPVIRVLYNASKLAVETALTGTDELQKPVRIEPWEGMRMTAFKTGKRTSDDREVLFMPTAPNITTGFVLEVESADITETDERVEEALTRVLSAGFGEGDGGPVSAAEGRQSAAGDDGTDERDDTGESVVADGED encoded by the coding sequence ATGTCCACGTGGAAGCGGGACTTCGCAAGCGGGCTCGTGGTCGTGATCCCGCTGCTCGTCATCCTGTTCGTCGCCAACTGGCTCTACACCCAGCTCCTCGAACTCCCGTTCGTCCCGACGGTGGTCTGGGAGTCGCCGCCGCCGGGGATGGCCGACTGGCTCGTCGCGTTCGTCGTCAACCTCCTGCAGGTCGTCATCGTCCTGACGGTGTTCGTCCTCGTCGTGTTCGCGGCCGGGTACATGATGCGGACGACCGCGGGGCGGTTCGCGGAGGGATTTCTCGACGCCGCCATCAACCGCCTCCCGGTGATTCGGGTGCTGTACAACGCGTCGAAGCTCGCGGTCGAGACGGCGCTCACCGGGACCGACGAACTCCAGAAGCCCGTCCGCATCGAGCCCTGGGAGGGGATGCGGATGACGGCGTTCAAGACCGGCAAGCGAACGAGCGACGACCGCGAGGTGCTGTTCATGCCGACAGCGCCGAACATCACCACCGGGTTCGTGCTGGAGGTGGAGTCGGCCGACATCACCGAGACGGACGAGCGGGTCGAGGAGGCGCTCACCCGCGTCCTCTCGGCCGGCTTCGGCGAGGGCGACGGCGGGCCGGTGAGCGCCGCCGAGGGTCGACAGAGCGCCGCCGGGGACGACGGTACCGACGAGCGTGACGACACGGGCGAGAGCGTCGTCGCCGACGGCGAGGACTGA
- a CDS encoding 2-oxoacid:acceptor oxidoreductase subunit alpha, protein MPADFNWAIGGEAGDGIDSTGKIFAQALSRAGRHVFTSKDFASRIRGGYTAYKVRTSVDKVQSVVDRLDVLIALTPRTIDENLDELHDGSVIIYDGERTTMQDVEIPGEMIGLNVPLKALAEEAGGAIMRNVVALGAACAVTSFPIENLDSSLKKRFGDKGQAIVENNKEAARKGLEYVREEYDEEDLEYDLDTTDNDYVLLNGDEAIGMGAIAAGCKFYAGYPITPATDVMTYLTGRIEQFGGHVVQAEDELAAINLALGAARSGARSMTATSGPGIDLMTETFGLVATSETPLVICDVMRSGPSTGMPTKQEQGDLNMLLYGGHGEIPRFVLAPTTVAECFWKTVEAFNLAEQYQTPVYLTSDLSLAVTEQTFEPDAFDMDAVEIDRGKVVDDDSIGDHRTEQGQFKPHELTDDGVSPRAFPGTAGGAHMSTGLEHDELGRRTEDTEMRVKQVEKRDRKVETARAEEDWSPREFGDPEAENLVVSWGSNEGALVEALDLLEEEDVEVRVLSVPYIFPRPGLSEAFESAEEVVVVECNATGQFADVLEHDTLTRVKRVNKYNGVRFKADELAADIKETLEA, encoded by the coding sequence ATGCCAGCGGACTTCAACTGGGCCATCGGCGGCGAAGCCGGCGATGGGATCGACTCCACCGGGAAAATCTTCGCGCAAGCGCTCTCCCGCGCGGGTCGACACGTCTTCACCTCGAAGGACTTCGCCTCCCGAATTCGGGGCGGCTACACCGCCTACAAGGTGCGAACGTCCGTCGACAAGGTGCAGTCGGTCGTCGACAGGCTCGACGTGCTCATCGCGCTCACCCCCCGGACCATCGACGAGAACCTCGACGAGCTGCACGACGGCTCGGTGATCATCTACGACGGCGAACGCACCACGATGCAGGACGTCGAGATTCCGGGCGAGATGATCGGCCTGAACGTCCCGCTGAAGGCGCTGGCCGAGGAAGCCGGCGGCGCGATCATGCGGAACGTCGTCGCGCTGGGGGCCGCGTGTGCGGTCACCTCCTTTCCCATCGAGAACCTCGACTCCTCGCTGAAGAAGCGCTTCGGCGACAAGGGCCAGGCGATCGTCGAGAACAACAAGGAGGCCGCCCGGAAGGGGCTCGAGTACGTCCGCGAGGAGTACGACGAGGAGGACCTGGAGTACGACCTCGACACGACCGACAACGACTACGTCCTGTTGAACGGCGACGAGGCCATCGGGATGGGCGCCATCGCCGCCGGCTGCAAGTTCTACGCCGGCTACCCCATCACACCCGCGACGGACGTGATGACCTACCTGACGGGTCGCATCGAGCAGTTCGGCGGGCACGTCGTGCAGGCCGAGGACGAGCTCGCGGCGATCAACCTCGCGCTGGGCGCCGCTCGCTCGGGCGCGCGCTCGATGACCGCGACCTCCGGCCCCGGCATCGACCTGATGACCGAGACGTTCGGGCTCGTGGCGACCTCCGAGACGCCGCTGGTCATCTGTGACGTGATGCGTTCGGGCCCCTCGACGGGGATGCCGACCAAGCAGGAGCAGGGCGACCTCAACATGCTGCTGTACGGCGGGCACGGCGAGATTCCCCGCTTCGTCCTCGCGCCGACGACGGTCGCCGAGTGCTTCTGGAAGACCGTCGAGGCGTTCAACCTCGCCGAGCAGTATCAGACTCCCGTCTATCTCACCTCCGACCTCTCGCTCGCGGTCACCGAGCAGACGTTCGAGCCGGACGCCTTCGACATGGACGCCGTCGAGATCGACCGCGGCAAGGTCGTCGACGACGACTCCATCGGCGACCACCGGACCGAGCAGGGACAGTTCAAACCCCACGAGCTCACCGACGACGGCGTCAGCCCGCGCGCGTTCCCGGGCACCGCCGGCGGCGCGCACATGTCCACCGGCCTGGAACACGACGAGCTCGGGCGACGGACCGAGGACACGGAGATGCGCGTGAAGCAGGTCGAGAAGCGCGACCGGAAGGTCGAGACCGCGCGGGCCGAGGAGGACTGGAGCCCGCGGGAGTTCGGCGACCCCGAGGCTGAGAACCTCGTCGTCTCGTGGGGCTCGAACGAGGGCGCGCTCGTCGAGGCGCTCGACCTCCTCGAGGAGGAGGACGTCGAGGTCCGCGTGCTTTCGGTGCCGTACATCTTCCCCCGACCCGGCCTCTCCGAGGCGTTCGAGTCGGCCGAGGAGGTCGTCGTCGTCGAGTGTAACGCGACCGGACAGTTCGCGGACGTGCTCGAACACGACACCCTTACCCGCGTGAAACGTGTGAACAAGTACAACGGCGTCCGCTTCAAGGCGGACGAACTCGCGGCGGACATCAAGGAGACACTGGAGGCCTAA
- a CDS encoding PaaI family thioesterase: protein MSEDDELFPDLDADHVELLQSFIESHGFLSWLNLRVEELDRGRIVMSVPYDEKLVNPGSPVGSIHGGIAATLVDTASGFALRSTFDDPTTGSLATTDLNVTYLRPATDDLRVEAEVLRTGGSMGYTDTVVSSVDPDGEQKDVAVGRTSYRLFRE from the coding sequence ATGAGCGAGGACGACGAACTGTTCCCGGACCTCGACGCCGACCACGTCGAACTGCTCCAGTCGTTCATCGAGAGCCACGGCTTCCTCTCGTGGCTGAACCTGCGCGTCGAGGAGCTCGATCGCGGCCGCATCGTCATGTCCGTCCCGTACGACGAGAAGCTGGTGAACCCCGGCTCGCCCGTCGGCTCCATCCACGGCGGCATCGCGGCGACGCTCGTGGACACCGCGTCCGGGTTCGCGCTCCGCTCGACGTTCGACGACCCGACGACCGGGTCGCTGGCGACGACCGACCTGAACGTCACCTACCTCCGGCCCGCGACTGACGACCTCCGCGTCGAAGCCGAGGTGCTCCGGACGGGCGGCTCGATGGGCTACACCGACACGGTCGTCTCGAGCGTCGACCCGGACGGCGAGCAGAAGGACGTCGCGGTCGGGCGGACTTCCTATCGGCTGTTTCGGGAGTGA
- a CDS encoding proline dehydrogenase family protein → MIPPIASRFVAGETPAAAFEHARRENEDDVKVILNLLGEHYHERAPADEDAATYESLVADIGGTDLDACVSVKPSQLGLDVGEGVFRENFGRVVEAGREHDVFVWCDMEDATTTGATLDAFEELAREHDGGVGLCVQANLRRTREDLDRLADVPGKLRLVKGAYDEDPEIAYTDKADVNEAYREGLELLFSRREGGIAVGSHDPAMISYAKELHAEHGAGFEVQMLMGVRPDAQRELAAEGVEVWQYAPYGDKWLSYFYRRVRERKENLLFALRAVVGV, encoded by the coding sequence ATGATTCCTCCCATCGCGAGCCGGTTCGTCGCGGGCGAGACGCCCGCGGCGGCGTTCGAACACGCCCGCCGGGAGAACGAGGACGACGTCAAGGTCATCCTCAACCTCCTGGGCGAACACTACCACGAGCGCGCCCCGGCCGACGAGGACGCCGCGACCTACGAGTCGCTCGTCGCCGACATCGGCGGCACCGACCTCGACGCCTGCGTCTCGGTCAAGCCGTCACAACTCGGCCTCGACGTCGGCGAGGGCGTGTTCCGCGAGAACTTCGGCCGGGTCGTCGAGGCGGGCCGGGAGCACGACGTGTTCGTCTGGTGTGACATGGAGGACGCAACCACGACGGGCGCGACGCTCGACGCCTTCGAGGAGCTGGCGCGCGAACACGACGGCGGCGTCGGCCTCTGCGTGCAGGCGAACCTCCGGCGCACGCGGGAGGACCTCGACCGGCTCGCCGACGTCCCCGGCAAACTCCGGCTCGTGAAGGGGGCCTACGACGAGGACCCCGAAATCGCGTACACCGACAAGGCCGACGTGAACGAGGCGTACCGCGAGGGGCTGGAACTGCTGTTCTCGCGCCGGGAGGGCGGCATCGCGGTCGGGAGCCACGACCCCGCGATGATCTCGTACGCGAAGGAGCTCCACGCGGAACACGGCGCCGGGTTCGAGGTCCAGATGCTCATGGGCGTGCGCCCGGACGCCCAGCGCGAACTCGCCGCCGAGGGCGTGGAGGTGTGGCAGTACGCGCCCTACGGCGACAAGTGGCTCTCGTACTTCTACCGCCGCGTGCGCGAGCGCAAGGAGAACCTGTTGTTCGCGCTGCGGGCGGTCGTTGGCGTCTGA
- a CDS encoding FAD-dependent oxidoreductase, which produces MDATITVRSVTEVGPDTVAVAFDSPAAFDAKPGQFARLTAEVDGEPESRFYTVSSPDADGTFETTVGLDGGDFSAELAALDPGDTVELSGPFGDEYYEGESRAVVLAGGPGIGPAVAIAEAALETGNDAAVVYRDDRPAHVDRLDDIRERGASVVVTEGDIADPVADAVTGAEGERAFVYGFAGFVEDASEALAAAGADVDDAKIESFG; this is translated from the coding sequence ATGGACGCTACGATCACGGTCAGGTCGGTCACCGAGGTCGGCCCGGACACCGTCGCGGTCGCGTTCGACTCCCCCGCCGCGTTCGACGCGAAGCCCGGCCAGTTCGCCCGCCTGACGGCGGAGGTGGACGGCGAGCCCGAATCGCGATTCTACACCGTCTCCTCGCCCGACGCCGACGGCACGTTCGAGACGACCGTCGGCCTCGACGGCGGCGACTTTTCGGCCGAACTCGCCGCGCTCGACCCGGGTGACACGGTCGAACTGTCGGGCCCCTTCGGCGACGAGTACTACGAGGGCGAGTCCCGCGCGGTCGTCCTCGCGGGCGGGCCCGGCATCGGCCCGGCGGTCGCCATCGCTGAGGCCGCCCTCGAAACGGGCAACGATGCGGCGGTCGTGTACCGGGACGACCGACCGGCCCACGTCGACCGCCTGGACGACATCCGCGAGCGCGGCGCGAGCGTCGTCGTGACCGAGGGCGACATAGCGGACCCGGTGGCGGACGCGGTGACGGGAGCAGAGGGCGAGCGCGCGTTCGTCTACGGGTTCGCCGGGTTCGTCGAGGACGCCTCGGAAGCGCTGGCGGCGGCGGGTGCCGACGTGGACGACGCGAAGATCGAGAGTTTCGGCTAG
- a CDS encoding 2-oxoacid:ferredoxin oxidoreductase subunit beta: MSSQVKFTDFKSDKQPTWCPGCGDFGTMNGMMKGLAETGNDPDNTFVVAGIGCSGKIGTYMHSYAIHGVHGRALPVGAGVKMANPELEVMVAGGDGDGYSIGAGHFVHAVRRNVDMSYVVMDNRIYGLTKGQASPTSREDFETATTPEGPKQPPVNPLALALASGATFIAQSFSSDALRHQEIVQQAIEHDGFGFVNVFSPCVTFNDVDTYDYFRDSLVDLADTDYDATDREAAKEKVLDADKEYMGVLYQDEDSVPYEAQHGLDSPMHEVDDGAPEGAMDLVREFY; the protein is encoded by the coding sequence ATGAGCTCGCAGGTCAAATTCACCGACTTCAAGTCCGACAAGCAGCCGACGTGGTGCCCCGGGTGCGGGGACTTCGGCACGATGAACGGCATGATGAAGGGGCTGGCGGAGACGGGGAACGACCCCGACAACACCTTCGTCGTCGCCGGCATCGGCTGTTCGGGCAAGATCGGCACGTACATGCACAGCTACGCCATTCACGGCGTCCACGGCCGGGCGCTCCCGGTCGGCGCCGGCGTGAAGATGGCGAACCCGGAACTGGAAGTGATGGTCGCCGGCGGCGACGGCGACGGCTACTCCATCGGCGCGGGCCACTTCGTCCACGCGGTCCGGCGCAACGTGGACATGAGCTACGTCGTGATGGACAACCGCATCTACGGGCTCACCAAGGGCCAGGCCTCGCCCACCTCGCGCGAGGACTTCGAGACGGCGACGACGCCCGAAGGGCCGAAACAGCCCCCGGTCAACCCGCTCGCGCTCGCGCTCGCCTCCGGCGCGACGTTCATCGCCCAGTCGTTCTCCAGCGACGCCCTGCGTCACCAGGAGATCGTCCAGCAGGCGATCGAGCACGACGGGTTCGGCTTCGTCAACGTGTTCTCGCCCTGTGTGACGTTCAACGACGTGGACACGTACGACTACTTCCGCGACTCGCTGGTCGATCTGGCCGACACCGACTACGACGCCACGGACCGCGAGGCGGCAAAGGAGAAGGTCCTCGACGCGGACAAGGAGTACATGGGCGTCCTCTACCAGGACGAGGACTCCGTGCCGTACGAGGCCCAGCACGGGCTCGACTCGCCGATGCACGAGGTCGACGACGGCGCGCCCGAGGGCGCGATGGACCTCGTTCGGGAGTTCTACTGA